ACTTAAGACTTACTTGAAATAACGCACACACACATAAACAAACATGGCAGTCATGGGCTGATGGGagtagaaaacaagaaaattcctcaacagctAACCTAATTACCGCTTTTTACGATATCTAGCCCTTCCATACAGCAAATTATGCATTACCCAGACATGTAGGTGCTCAGATGTTCAACCCTCAGCAACTCAGGTGACTAAACAACATCATAGTACTGGCCTTCCTAATCAAGCTTTGTATCATCATTTATTTAAACGAAAAAGAAATAGGAATTCTGCAAATGCAGACTAAAGCATGGACTGTTTTAGGGTTTCATGTAGGTTAATGGGTATCAGATGTTTTAGGGTTTCATGTCATCAAAAAGTTAATGTGTTGATAAGGTACGAAATCATAATAACAAATAAGTGAATAACGGAAAAGGTGTCACACAAAATTACAGCTCAGTTACAAACCTGATGTGTTGAGTCCACCACTCCTCCTTGTTCAATCTCTCCTAGAAGCATAGAAGCAGCTTGTTCACCAATCTCTTCAGGCGGCATCAGCTCCTTcctctcatcatcctcatcatcctccCCTCTTGCATAGCTAACTGCAGTATCAGTAGAGATGAAACACCCTGATGTGGTCTCAGCGACCAATGAAATACCAAAGCCAGGAGATCTGCAACAGAACCAATGAAACATGTGAATTATATTTCAATTTCTTGGAAAATAATATCAGCTAGTATCTTGCAAAATATAAAAACATATTTCTGCATAGAAACACTCGTGTAAAAAAGCACATACTTCCCAGCTTTATCTCCAGCTTTATGATCTGTAAATATATGAACATCAGGAAGTAGGCGATTGAAGATTCCACGAGCAGCATGAATCATCATGTTTTCAAACTGAGAAGACACTCTGGTGGAGAAAGTTGTTCCTCTGATTCTTTTAACCATTCCTTCATCAATCCATGTAACTGCCTATATAAAAGAGCACCTATACCAAGTTAACCCTAAGCAGCATGATAATGTACGTAAAGCTCCCTATTGTTCTATTCCTAATTACACAAGATACTTACTGATAAGCTACTTTCAACCATCGGAACTTTCAAAATTACTTCACCACCACCCAATGGTGGAGCTCCACGGTTCACTATTTTCAGATCCACTCCTTCTGAATCAATCCCAAAGCGTTTCACAATATTCAATGTAGTCGACCGGAAAGTATCAACAGTTGGATCCTTCGCATCGTTAGTGATTCCTGATGAAAGCATCTCCTACATGTCAGTAACAACACTAACAAATGAATGTTCTTCTATCATTGGACTCCAAAGGGCTTTAACCTTTACTGTATCCCAGCACATCTAGTCATGCGTCTTTGATCATCACAACACCTACTTGAAAGGCAGATATGAATGACGAGTACAACCATGCAATTGTATAACAGACTAGAATCTAAAATTGACATCGTCTGTGAGGAAAGGCGCGCAGGAAACCGATTAGTTAAAAAGACCtaaatgtttcttcttcttcttttttttttttttttttgatggaaacgtAAATGAAACTCTTGGAATGAAACCGTGTGTATATACCAAAATAGACAATCCAAAATCCTCCTTACAGTAATGAAACCAAAACATAAGCAACTCACCTCTTCAATTTATTACCTTGAACTACAACAAGTTCCAATTTCAGAAAACTGTATTACACATGTTCTTAATCAACTAAGAGATGAAAACAACTATTACacctaaaactaaaaataagaagttgAAAATACCAACCTTTAAGCTTAATCTCAAGCGActtctttccaaataaaccaagaaCAATCAACAGCTCAAGGAAATATCCGATTGATCTACTAAGACCACAATCAAACGCATCATGACGCTTTCCGCATATTAGTACTCCTGGGTTATACTTCAATTTAGTTCCTGCAACCAAAaccctcattaatccaaaaaccaaaaacccagaaaccaaaataaaaagttaCAGACGAATTTGATTACCAGTTTCATTGATTACAACAGCGCCGCCATCAGATATCAACTCTATCAATCGAAGTAATTTGATTTCATGAGAACGTAGACCTGGCCATGTTTCATCAGCTCTGATTTCTTCAATTGAGATTGGAGTTCCTGATAGTGTTGACAACACAAGCCTTTGTCTGAAATGTCGACCTCCCTTCAGCTTCATGTACTTTACCATCTCCAAATCTCCCTTCTCCTGGTCCTCTCCAAGGTTTagttagggttttagtttttccCATCCCTTGAAGCCGTAGTAGGTTAATAAATTTTAAGTATATCCTGGTTTAGTCTCAGGTCCATTCTTTAAGAAACTTTAACTGGAGGTCCTAAATTTACAAGAAATTTATTTCAGGGTCCTGACACGTTGCAGGAAAAATACTCCATCCGTCTCAaggaaagtgatactttcacttttcaaTTTGGCTTTTTTTTAaagcctattcctatgcacaagcTTAAAAAATAATGTTTGACATACCAAGTGGCATGGCAAATTAGTTGCGCCATTGTGGAAAAATAACTAAGCGATAGAATCCCTAACGAGCGATATTGATAAAAACGCCAGTCATAAAGAGTATATCGCTGGATATGT
This DNA window, taken from Papaver somniferum cultivar HN1 chromosome 3, ASM357369v1, whole genome shotgun sequence, encodes the following:
- the LOC113358667 gene encoding probable RNA 3'-terminal phosphate cyclase-like protein, yielding MVKYMKLKGGRHFRQRLVLSTLSGTPISIEEIRADETWPGLRSHEIKLLRLIELISDGGAVVINETGTKLKYNPGVLICGKRHDAFDCGLSRSIGYFLELLIVLGLFGKKSLEIKLKGITNDAKDPTVDTFRSTTLNIVKRFGIDSEGVDLKIVNRGAPPLGGGEVILKVPMVESSLSAVTWIDEGMVKRIRGTTFSTRVSSQFENMMIHAARGIFNRLLPDVHIFTDHKAGDKAGKSPGFGISLVAETTSGCFISTDTAVSYARGEDDEDDERKELMPPEEIGEQAASMLLGEIEQGGVVDSTHQGLLFLLCALCPQDVSKVRVGKLSPYAIETLRHIRDFLGVKFVITPDPSTETVILKCVGCGLKNLSRKFS